The proteins below are encoded in one region of Campylobacter sp. CNRCH_2014_0184h:
- the map gene encoding type I methionyl aminopeptidase, with protein MIEIKKPAEIEKLRKANELVARTLDYLETIIVPGMSLKEIDIKAEKFILDHGAKPSFKGLYGFPGSICISLNQACIHGVGDERILKEGDILGLDVGTCIDGYYGDAARTIPIGKISATDEALIACAKDALYYAIDIIKEGMRFKELSYELGEFIAKRGFVPLKGYCGHGIGKKPHGEPEIPNYLEPGASAKSGPKIKNGMVFCIEPMVCQKDGTPVHLKGNWEAGSKDGLNAAHYEHCVAIINGKADILSK; from the coding sequence ATGATAGAAATCAAAAAACCAGCAGAGATAGAAAAACTACGCAAAGCAAATGAGCTTGTAGCTAGAACGCTTGATTATCTAGAAACTATCATAGTTCCAGGTATGAGTTTAAAAGAAATTGATATCAAAGCAGAAAAATTTATACTTGATCATGGTGCAAAACCATCTTTTAAAGGTTTGTATGGTTTTCCAGGCAGTATTTGTATCTCGCTTAATCAAGCTTGCATTCATGGTGTAGGCGATGAGCGTATTTTAAAAGAAGGCGATATTTTAGGTCTTGATGTAGGTACTTGCATAGATGGATACTATGGGGATGCAGCAAGGACTATACCTATAGGTAAAATTTCAGCTACTGATGAGGCTTTAATTGCTTGTGCTAAAGATGCTTTGTATTATGCTATAGATATTATCAAAGAGGGTATGCGTTTTAAAGAGCTTTCTTATGAACTTGGTGAGTTTATTGCTAAAAGAGGTTTTGTGCCTTTGAAGGGTTATTGTGGTCATGGTATAGGTAAAAAACCCCATGGTGAGCCTGAAATTCCAAATTATTTAGAACCAGGTGCTAGTGCAAAAAGTGGACCTAAAATCAAAAATGGCATGGTATTTTGCATAGAGCCTATGGTATGTCAAAAAGATGGCACGCCAGTGCATTTAAAAGGTAATTGGGAAGCAGGAAGCAAAGATGGTTTAAATGCTGCTCATTATGAGCATTGTGTTGCTATTATAAATGGTAAGGCAGATATTTTATCTAAGTAA
- a CDS encoding methyl-accepting chemotaxis protein, which produces MTRSNKKSFSFLKQFITLSIVVLVLLLTLTLFIFNTYNTTKRNSLIMGSFQKLEILDTKIDEIFKNKLNLQNYDTSVALIQDFENTLAILKANKIDTKKIQTIFEKKNAQLQHFKSANSIAINSKLYLYEIQQEIIKQTNKLALTAQEARQIESIGDILSIIGTMDILEPLAQNRLQSLVANLNTNDPQLPQELFELFSTHCKMILSQIKILKDNSQSFLDQELQKEIISHKNFIAQEINLNNKYNLYTAIGIFLFTLAVLIFFILLTLKKVIIPISLLEKLSANLAGEHANLSARLDIDKKSELATSAGYINSFIQIVQNSVLEAIQTANSSHKSSQKLSQNAEVLQQSSLLQHEQISNVHEISSILESHIDLTQNLAKNTINDMHGMQEVMAKVELTLKELVELILLSGEKEQSVLSAMDMLVQSADSIVEVTTTIKDIADQTNLLALNAAIEAARAGEHGRGFAVVADEVRNLADKTTKSLVAIETTVRTIVQQINDNKSLMDGIHQSMNDTSNKANILQGEVGTSIEKLKTSIHSTKIMEEKSDESKAKMNELEQNIEKVTELANCVKNYSLDLTQISQDVLENASKLSEKLKTFE; this is translated from the coding sequence ATGACCCGCTCAAATAAAAAATCTTTTTCTTTTTTAAAACAATTCATCACTTTGTCTATAGTGGTTTTGGTATTACTTTTAACTTTGACTTTATTTATCTTTAATACCTACAACACCACAAAAAGAAATTCACTCATCATGGGTTCTTTTCAAAAATTAGAAATTCTAGATACCAAAATAGATGAGATTTTTAAAAATAAACTCAATTTACAAAACTATGACACTAGCGTTGCTTTAATACAAGATTTTGAAAATACTTTAGCAATTTTAAAAGCCAATAAAATAGACACTAAAAAAATACAAACGATTTTTGAGAAAAAAAATGCTCAATTACAGCATTTTAAATCAGCTAATTCTATTGCTATAAATTCAAAACTTTATCTTTATGAAATTCAACAAGAAATCATTAAACAAACAAACAAGCTAGCACTTACTGCTCAAGAAGCTAGACAAATAGAATCTATCGGGGATATATTAAGCATCATAGGAACTATGGATATACTAGAACCTTTAGCACAAAATCGTCTCCAAAGTTTAGTAGCAAATTTAAACACAAACGATCCACAGCTTCCACAAGAATTATTTGAACTTTTTAGCACACATTGTAAAATGATACTAAGTCAGATTAAAATTTTAAAAGATAATTCTCAAAGTTTTCTTGATCAAGAATTACAAAAAGAAATCATATCTCATAAAAATTTCATTGCTCAAGAAATTAATCTTAACAACAAATACAATCTTTACACCGCTATAGGAATTTTCTTATTCACCTTAGCTGTATTGATTTTCTTCATACTTTTAACATTAAAAAAAGTAATCATACCTATATCTTTACTTGAAAAACTAAGTGCAAACTTAGCTGGTGAGCATGCGAATTTAAGTGCAAGATTAGATATTGATAAAAAAAGTGAATTAGCAACAAGTGCTGGCTACATAAACTCTTTTATACAAATAGTGCAAAATTCGGTTTTAGAAGCTATACAAACTGCAAATTCAAGTCACAAAAGCTCACAAAAGCTTTCTCAAAATGCTGAAGTTTTACAGCAAAGCTCACTTTTACAACATGAACAAATTTCTAATGTCCATGAAATAAGTTCTATCTTAGAAAGCCATATAGACTTAACACAAAATTTAGCTAAAAACACTATAAATGATATGCATGGTATGCAAGAAGTAATGGCTAAAGTTGAGCTTACACTTAAAGAATTGGTAGAGCTTATATTGTTAAGTGGTGAAAAAGAACAAAGTGTTTTAAGTGCTATGGATATGCTAGTACAAAGTGCTGATAGCATAGTAGAAGTTACTACAACCATAAAAGACATAGCCGATCAAACCAATTTGCTTGCGCTAAATGCAGCTATTGAAGCAGCACGTGCAGGTGAACACGGACGTGGCTTTGCTGTAGTTGCTGATGAAGTTAGAAATCTAGCAGATAAAACCACAAAATCTTTAGTTGCCATAGAAACAACCGTAAGAACTATAGTGCAACAAATCAATGACAACAAAAGTTTGATGGATGGAATTCATCAATCCATGAATGATACCTCTAACAAAGCTAATATCTTACAAGGTGAGGTTGGAACTTCTATAGAAAAATTAAAAACAAGTATTCATTCTACTAAAATCATGGAAGAAAAAAGCGATGAATCAAAAGCTAAAATGAATGAACTAGAACAAAATATAGAAAAAGTAACTGAGCTTGCAAATTGTGTTAAAAACTACTCCCTTGATTTAACGCAAATTTCACAAGATGTTTTAGAAAATGCTTCTAAACTTTCAGAAAAATTAAAAACATTCGAGTAA
- a CDS encoding cytochrome-c peroxidase — protein sequence MMKTFIILIFSLLPLLALEMITPLPESVPYDKEKAILGKKLYMDTSLSKDKKVSCNTCHDITKFGVDNKTFSTGINGIIDEPFHTPTNFNAVFNLSQFWRGNAKDLQDQAKHPLLNPKEMGLKDESEVVQIVKANPIYEKEFKKLYGEINFENITHALAEFQKTLLTPNSPFDRYLKGDKNAISEQAKRGYNAFLSNGCIACHQGQNIGGNMYQKMGVFVPYDNGTNWKGRYEITQDPHDQFVVKVPSLRNIAKTAPYFHDGSMPTLDACVQFMAYYQLGKFLEQDVVDDIVAFLNSLTGEYHDPLK from the coding sequence ATTATGAAAACTTTTATTATTTTAATATTTTCTTTACTACCACTTTTAGCACTTGAAATGATTACCCCTTTGCCTGAAAGTGTTCCTTATGATAAAGAAAAAGCTATCTTAGGCAAAAAGCTTTACATGGATACAAGTTTATCAAAAGATAAAAAAGTATCTTGTAATACTTGTCATGATATTACAAAATTTGGAGTTGATAATAAAACCTTTTCAACAGGTATTAATGGCATAATAGACGAACCATTTCATACACCTACAAATTTCAATGCTGTTTTTAATCTATCTCAATTTTGGAGAGGCAATGCAAAAGACTTACAAGATCAAGCCAAGCATCCTTTATTAAATCCCAAAGAAATGGGTTTAAAAGATGAAAGCGAAGTAGTACAAATTGTAAAAGCTAACCCAATTTATGAAAAAGAGTTTAAAAAACTTTATGGAGAAATTAACTTTGAAAATATAACACACGCTTTAGCTGAGTTTCAAAAAACCTTACTCACTCCAAATTCTCCTTTTGATCGCTACTTAAAAGGTGATAAAAACGCAATAAGCGAGCAAGCAAAAAGAGGTTATAATGCTTTTTTGTCAAATGGTTGTATAGCATGCCATCAAGGTCAAAATATAGGTGGCAATATGTATCAAAAAATGGGAGTATTTGTACCTTATGATAATGGAACAAACTGGAAAGGACGCTATGAGATTACTCAAGATCCTCATGATCAATTTGTAGTAAAAGTACCAAGCCTTAGAAATATAGCCAAAACTGCTCCTTATTTTCATGATGGCTCCATGCCAACACTTGATGCTTGCGTGCAATTTATGGCTTATTATCAACTTGGTAAATTTTTAGAACAAGATGTGGTTGATGATATAGTTGCTTTTTTAAATTCTTTAACAGGAGAATACCATGACCCGCTCAAATAA